One window from the genome of Nicotiana sylvestris chromosome 9, ASM39365v2, whole genome shotgun sequence encodes:
- the LOC138877369 gene encoding uncharacterized protein — MSSEMTLPTIPIMDDSPISGIPTSESVAAEENRILRLRVMEMWDAWANGRDPPSAIPGFPELFPRASGTSIVPISHPNTPLGHPTISAHFVGTPYEIRPQVLMSSATSNIFTTPPCSTTEQPTLPRPSFDPSAFTFQTPTFRMEPLQFPIYTYPQPPQSEFTAGQEKTTKTPEQEEIMRKMRSMEQSLKSIQGLSGQKNESYANLCMFPHVHLPLGFKTPKFEKYDGHGDLIAHLKRYCNQLRGASGKEELLKAYFGECLVGITSEWYMDQVIPLAHLGLSC, encoded by the coding sequence atgtcttcagaaatgacCCTGCCAACAATTCCCATCATGGATGATAGTCCAATCTCGGGCATCCCCACTTCAGAATCGGTAGCTGccgaagaaaatagaatcctgcgtCTTCGGgttatggaaatgtgggacgcttggGCAAATGGAAGAGATCCACCAAGCGCAATCCCAGGATTCCCCGAACTCTTTCCTAGAGCAAGCGGTACCTCCATTGTCCCGATCAGTCACCCAAATACACCATTAGGACACCCAACTATCTCAGCTCATTTTGTGGGAACACCTTATGAGattcgcccccaggtgttaatgTCTAGTGCAACTTCAAATATCTTCACCACTCCCCCATGCTCGACCACTGAACAGCCTACACTGCCTAGGCCCAGTTTTGACCCCTCGGCTTTCACCTTCCAAACACCCACCTTCCGAATGGAACCTCTTCAGTTTCCTATTTATACTTACCCTCAGCCACCCCAATCTGAGTTCACTGCGGGGCAAGAAAAGACCACCAAAAcacctgagcaagaagagattatgaggaagatgaggagtatggaacagagtctcaaaagcatacaaggcttgagtGGACAGAAAAATGAATCCTATGCCAACTTAtgtatgttccctcatgtgcacctaCCATTAGGATTCaagaccccaaaatttgagaagtacgatgggcacggtgatcttattgctcatctcaagagatattgcaaccAGCTGCGAGGAGCCAGTGGAAAGGAAGAACTCCTCAAGGCCTATTTCGGAGAATGTCTAGTTGGCATcacatctgagtggtacatggaccaagtTATCCCGTTGGCACATCTGGGATTatcttgctag